CCCTTCTGTTTTCCCTTGATGCAACTTTTCCAGCGTGGCTTTCAGTTCGATGACCCTCTCTTTGTCCAGTGGATAGTACCGCAATGCCGCCACGAAAACCACTAGGGCAATGAGTGGCAAGAGACTCATCCCCAGCCGGAGACCCCAAACGACAGAGGCTGGCTGGGGCGTTACCTCAGGAGTATAACCACTTAAGCCCAGGACCAAAGACGTAGAGCCACCAACCAGAACCATCGCCAGTCGCTCGACAAAGGCATTCACCCCAAAATAGTTCCCTTCCCGGCGCAGGCCAGTGCGAAGTTCATCTTCATCAATCACGTCGCTGAGCAAGATTTCCCTGACCAAGGTGATCCCGGAGTTGGCAGCACCCACCAGGAGCATCATCACCAAGGCTTGCGGCAGGTCCCTGACCACCAGGACGAGCGACATGAAGATCACAAATAGACTCACGGCCAGGGCAAGGGTCCCTTTGGAGCCTAGGCGGAGGGCCACCTTTCGCCACACGGGGTAGAACGCCATTGAGGTGACGAACATCCCCAGAAACAAAAGGCTCATCTGCTGTTCGCCAGCGCCAATGATGTACTTGGTGAAGAAGGGCACCATCGCCGAGAGCCAGCTCCAGATGTAGCAGATCATCAGATTGGCTCCCACAAAGGTTAGGAACGAGCGGTTGGTGAGTGTTGCTCTGAAAGCGGGGAAAAGGGGCATTGCTTCTCTTGAGGTGAGTTCTTTCCGTTCCCTGCTCCCTAACAGGGAAATCCAAAAGGCTCCAGCGCCAACGAGTCCCAGCACAATGCCTGCTCCCGTCCATCCCCGTAAGGTGCCCACTCTCTCGGCGAGAGATGAGGTGATCAGAGGGGTTACGGCCAGGGCACACGCAGAGCCGATCATGGCCGCTAACTGGCGATAGATGGAGACCTCTGTCCGCTCTTCCAATTTCAGATACATCTCGGGGAAGAGGGCGATGTAGGCCACGCTCGTGGCAGTGTACACCAGGTCAAAGAGGGCAATCACAACGGCAAAATAGAGGAAAACGCCGAGATGCGAGGGAGTGGCAAGGGGTTGTCCTCCCAAGGGTGGGGACCAAACGAGCACAAAACAGAGAAATGTGAGTGGAGCACCGAATAGAATGTAGGGGATCCGGCGCCCCCAGCGGCTGCGGGTGCGATCCGACAAGTATCCGACCAGAGGGTCATTGATGGCATTCCACACGCCGTAGGAGATGGCGAAGGCCAAACTCACGAACCCCGGTGCGAGACGAACTACGTCCGTATAGAAAAAGATCAGATAGGTCCCGATGGTGTGGAAGAAGAGGGCTGTTCCCAGATTACCCAGGCCGTAGGCGATCTTTGCCAGTCTGGTCTTCATGGTATCCACCTCCTCCTGGCTATTCGATGTAGCCCAAAGCCCTTAATCGGTCCTCGACGACCTGCTGCTCGTCGTGGGTGTATACATCTGCTGATTTTACTGGGGGAAGGTAGCCCAATTCCTCCAGTTTGGCAACGATTTTGGCAACGCTCTCCTCGGGCGTCTCTTTGTCGCTCTCAATCACGATTTCGGGGTGGAGCGGTTCTTCATAGGGATCTGACACTCCCGTGAAGCCCTGAATTTCTCCGGCCAAAGCCTTTTTGTACAGCCCTTTTACGTCAC
This window of the Chloroflexota bacterium genome carries:
- a CDS encoding MFS transporter, encoding MKTRLAKIAYGLGNLGTALFFHTIGTYLIFFYTDVVRLAPGFVSLAFAISYGVWNAINDPLVGYLSDRTRSRWGRRIPYILFGAPLTFLCFVLVWSPPLGGQPLATPSHLGVFLYFAVVIALFDLVYTATSVAYIALFPEMYLKLEERTEVSIYRQLAAMIGSACALAVTPLITSSLAERVGTLRGWTGAGIVLGLVGAGAFWISLLGSRERKELTSREAMPLFPAFRATLTNRSFLTFVGANLMICYIWSWLSAMVPFFTKYIIGAGEQQMSLLFLGMFVTSMAFYPVWRKVALRLGSKGTLALAVSLFVIFMSLVLVVRDLPQALVMMLLVGAANSGITLVREILLSDVIDEDELRTGLRREGNYFGVNAFVERLAMVLVGGSTSLVLGLSGYTPEVTPQPASVVWGLRLGMSLLPLIALVVFVAALRYYPLDKERVIELKATLEKLHQGKTEGLETVAQ